The Cucumis melo cultivar AY chromosome 6, USDA_Cmelo_AY_1.0, whole genome shotgun sequence genome includes a region encoding these proteins:
- the LOC107990387 gene encoding protein NRT1/ PTR FAMILY 5.2-like isoform X2, producing the protein MSLLTLAVSMPSLKPPPCLETNKENCKQTSRLQLAIFFTALYTLALGTGGTKPNISTIGADQFDDFHPGEKAQKLSFFNWWMFSIFFGTLFATTTLVYIQENVGWSLGYGIPTVGLAIAILIFAAGTPFYRHKLPTGSPFIRMAKVIVATALNWRQDIPNDSRQLYELQLEEYSKQGTFRIDSTSSLRFLNKAAIRTGSTHSWKLCTVTQVEETKQMLRMIPILICTFIPSTMLPQAQTLFIKQGRTLNRSVGSQFQIPPASLTAFVTISMLISVIIYDRFFVKIMQKLTNNPRGITLLQRMGIGMILHILIMTIASLVERHRLHVARKNGLEKNEEQLPLTIFTLLPQFMLVGVADAFSEVAKIEFFYDQAPESMKSLGTSYSMTSLGIGNFLSSFLLSTVSHITKKHGNNGWIENNLNVSHLDYYYAFLAVLSAINFFFFLVMSKMYEYKAEVSDSIKVLTDKLKASNINEKSAMMRGRADEGRGHLPPLYFVLD; encoded by the exons ATGTCTCTTCTAACACTGGCAGTGTCCATGCCAAGCTTGAAGCCCCCTCCATGTTTggaaacaaataaagaaaactGCAAGCAGACCTCCAGGCTACAGCTTGCCATCTTCTTCACCGCACTCTACACGTTGGCTCTTGGCACGGGCGGAACCAAACCAAACATCTCCACGATCGGAGCCGATCAATTTGACGACTTCCATCCCGGAGAGAAGGCCCAGAAGCTATCCTTCTTCAACTGGTGGATGTTCAGCATCTTTTTTGGCACTCTCTTCGCCACCACCACTCTTGTTTACATACAAGAGAATGTGGGGTGGAGCTTGGGATACGGCATTCCCACTGTAGGCCTTGCAATAGCCATTCTCATTTTTGCTGCTGGCACACCCTTTTACAGGCACAAACTCCCCACTGGAAGCCCTTTCATCAGGATGGCTAAAGTCATTGTAGCTACTGCTTTGAATTGGAGGCAGGATATTCCTAATGACTCTAGGCAACTCTATGAGCTTCAGCTTGAGGAGTATAGTAAGCAAGGAACTTTCAGGATTGATTCCACTTCATCCTTGAG GTTCCTCAACAAAGCTGCCATAAGAACAGGCTCAACTCATTCATGGAAGCTATGCACAGTGACCCAAGTGGAGGAAACAAAACAAATGTTGAGAATGATCCCAATTCTGATATGCACATTCATTCCAAGCACAATGTTGCCACAGGCGCAGACCCTTTTCATCAAGCAAGGCAGGACGCTAAATCGAAGTGTTGGTAGCCAATTCCAAATCCCTCCTGCAAGTTTAACTGCTTTTGTAACCATCTCCATGCTCATCAGTGTCATCATCTACGACAG GTTTTTTGTCAAGATAATGCAGAAACTAACAAACAATCCAAGAGGAATCACACTGCTACAAAGAATGGGAATTGGGATGATTCTCCATATCTTGATAATGACAATTGCATCTTTGGTTGAAAGGCATAGACTTCATGTTGCTAGAAAAAATGGGTTGGAAAAAAACGAAGAACAGCTCCCTCTGACCATTTTCACTCTTCTCCCTCAGTTCATGCTTGTGGGAGTTGCTGATGCATTTTCAGAAGTAGCAAAGATTGAATTCTTTTACGATCAAGCACCAGAAAGCATGAAGAGTTTAGGCACTTCGTATTCGATGACTTCGCTCGGAATCGGAAACTTCCTAAGTAGTTTTCTTCTTTCAACAGTTTCTCACATTACAAAGAAACATGGGAATAATGGATGGATTGAGAACAACCTGAACGTTTCTCATCTTGACTACTACTATGCGTTTTTGGCAGTACTTAGTGCCatcaactttttcttctttttggtcATGTCCAAAATGTATGAGTACAAAGCAGAAGTATCTGATTCAATAAAAGTGTTGACTGACAAACTTAAGGCCTCCAACATAAACGAAAAATCAGCTATGATGAGGGGCAGAGCTGATGAAGGAAGAGGCCACTTGCCCCCCCTTTACTTTGTTTTAGATTAA
- the LOC107990387 gene encoding protein NRT1/ PTR FAMILY 5.2-like isoform X1, giving the protein MYICVFVCVCVWVYFDGFVEEREKLRKLRSKITMRVNQRLSSPFAEESEVEDDYSKDGSVDLKGNPVRRSHRGRWSACFFIIVYEVFERTAYYGISSNLITYLTDKLHQGTLQASNNVTNWTATVWITPIFGAYLADAHLGRYRTFIVASFVCLIGMSLLTLAVSMPSLKPPPCLETNKENCKQTSRLQLAIFFTALYTLALGTGGTKPNISTIGADQFDDFHPGEKAQKLSFFNWWMFSIFFGTLFATTTLVYIQENVGWSLGYGIPTVGLAIAILIFAAGTPFYRHKLPTGSPFIRMAKVIVATALNWRQDIPNDSRQLYELQLEEYSKQGTFRIDSTSSLRFLNKAAIRTGSTHSWKLCTVTQVEETKQMLRMIPILICTFIPSTMLPQAQTLFIKQGRTLNRSVGSQFQIPPASLTAFVTISMLISVIIYDRFFVKIMQKLTNNPRGITLLQRMGIGMILHILIMTIASLVERHRLHVARKNGLEKNEEQLPLTIFTLLPQFMLVGVADAFSEVAKIEFFYDQAPESMKSLGTSYSMTSLGIGNFLSSFLLSTVSHITKKHGNNGWIENNLNVSHLDYYYAFLAVLSAINFFFFLVMSKMYEYKAEVSDSIKVLTDKLKASNINEKSAMMRGRADEGRGHLPPLYFVLD; this is encoded by the exons atgtatatatgtgtgtttgtgtgtgtgtgtgtgtgggtaTATTTTGATGGATTTGTTGAAGAAAGGGAGAAATTAAGGAAATTAAGGAGCAAAATAACAATGAGAGTAAACCAAAGATTATCATCTCCCTTTGCAGAAGAAAGTGAGGTTGAAGACGATTACAGCAAAGATGGAAGCGTAGATTTGAAGGGCAATCCCGTCCGTCGCTCACACAGAGGCCGTTGGTCCGCCTGCTTCTTCATCATCGTTTACGAAGTATTCGAGCGGACCGCATACTACGGCATCTCCTCCAATCTTATTACTTACTTGACGGATAAGCTCCATCAAGGAACTCTCCAAGCCTCTAACAATGTCACCAACTGGACTGCAACTGTTTGGATCACTCCCATCTTCGGCGCTTACCTCGCCGATGCCCATCTCGGCCGTTACCGCACCTTCATTGTCGCCTCCTTCGTCTGCCTGATT GGAATGTCTCTTCTAACACTGGCAGTGTCCATGCCAAGCTTGAAGCCCCCTCCATGTTTggaaacaaataaagaaaactGCAAGCAGACCTCCAGGCTACAGCTTGCCATCTTCTTCACCGCACTCTACACGTTGGCTCTTGGCACGGGCGGAACCAAACCAAACATCTCCACGATCGGAGCCGATCAATTTGACGACTTCCATCCCGGAGAGAAGGCCCAGAAGCTATCCTTCTTCAACTGGTGGATGTTCAGCATCTTTTTTGGCACTCTCTTCGCCACCACCACTCTTGTTTACATACAAGAGAATGTGGGGTGGAGCTTGGGATACGGCATTCCCACTGTAGGCCTTGCAATAGCCATTCTCATTTTTGCTGCTGGCACACCCTTTTACAGGCACAAACTCCCCACTGGAAGCCCTTTCATCAGGATGGCTAAAGTCATTGTAGCTACTGCTTTGAATTGGAGGCAGGATATTCCTAATGACTCTAGGCAACTCTATGAGCTTCAGCTTGAGGAGTATAGTAAGCAAGGAACTTTCAGGATTGATTCCACTTCATCCTTGAG GTTCCTCAACAAAGCTGCCATAAGAACAGGCTCAACTCATTCATGGAAGCTATGCACAGTGACCCAAGTGGAGGAAACAAAACAAATGTTGAGAATGATCCCAATTCTGATATGCACATTCATTCCAAGCACAATGTTGCCACAGGCGCAGACCCTTTTCATCAAGCAAGGCAGGACGCTAAATCGAAGTGTTGGTAGCCAATTCCAAATCCCTCCTGCAAGTTTAACTGCTTTTGTAACCATCTCCATGCTCATCAGTGTCATCATCTACGACAG GTTTTTTGTCAAGATAATGCAGAAACTAACAAACAATCCAAGAGGAATCACACTGCTACAAAGAATGGGAATTGGGATGATTCTCCATATCTTGATAATGACAATTGCATCTTTGGTTGAAAGGCATAGACTTCATGTTGCTAGAAAAAATGGGTTGGAAAAAAACGAAGAACAGCTCCCTCTGACCATTTTCACTCTTCTCCCTCAGTTCATGCTTGTGGGAGTTGCTGATGCATTTTCAGAAGTAGCAAAGATTGAATTCTTTTACGATCAAGCACCAGAAAGCATGAAGAGTTTAGGCACTTCGTATTCGATGACTTCGCTCGGAATCGGAAACTTCCTAAGTAGTTTTCTTCTTTCAACAGTTTCTCACATTACAAAGAAACATGGGAATAATGGATGGATTGAGAACAACCTGAACGTTTCTCATCTTGACTACTACTATGCGTTTTTGGCAGTACTTAGTGCCatcaactttttcttctttttggtcATGTCCAAAATGTATGAGTACAAAGCAGAAGTATCTGATTCAATAAAAGTGTTGACTGACAAACTTAAGGCCTCCAACATAAACGAAAAATCAGCTATGATGAGGGGCAGAGCTGATGAAGGAAGAGGCCACTTGCCCCCCCTTTACTTTGTTTTAGATTAA
- the LOC103483565 gene encoding cyanate hydratase isoform X2: MEESSRATVIRQLHNAKCSSGKSYNQIAQETGLTNVYVAQLLRRQAQLKPDTVPKLRSALPQLTDDHIQQMMRPPMRSYDPCLIQEPTVYSMSAIDFYCSVDKVQGVDGKDRVVITFDGKYLPYTEQKVEHMASKQPMQES; this comes from the exons ATGGAAGAGAGTAGCAGAGCCACCGTAATCCGCCAGCTGCACAACGCGAAGTGCTCATCGGGAAAATCTTACAACCAGATAGCACAAGAGACTGGCCTCACTAACGTCTATGTCGCTCAACTTCTCCGCCGGCAAGCCCAGCTTAAGCCTGATACTGTCCCTAAGTTGAGGTCCGCCTTGCCTCAACTCACCGATGATCATATTCAACAGATGATGCGGCCGCCAATGAGGTCTTACGATCCTTGTTTGATTCAAGAACCCACAGTTTACAG TATGTCAGCCATAGACTTCTACTGCTCAGTTGACAAGGTCCAGGGTGTTGATGGGAAGGATCGTGTCGTGATTACATTTGATGGTAAATATTTGCCCTACACTGAGCAG AAGGTAGAGCACATGGCTTCCAAACAACCGATGCAGGAAAGCTGA
- the LOC103483565 gene encoding cyanate hydratase isoform X1, producing MEESSRATVIRQLHNAKCSSGKSYNQIAQETGLTNVYVAQLLRRQAQLKPDTVPKLRSALPQLTDDHIQQMMRPPMRSYDPCLIQEPTVYRLNEAVMHFGESIKEIINEEFGDGIMSAIDFYCSVDKVQGVDGKDRVVITFDGKYLPYTEQKVEHMASKQPMQES from the exons ATGGAAGAGAGTAGCAGAGCCACCGTAATCCGCCAGCTGCACAACGCGAAGTGCTCATCGGGAAAATCTTACAACCAGATAGCACAAGAGACTGGCCTCACTAACGTCTATGTCGCTCAACTTCTCCGCCGGCAAGCCCAGCTTAAGCCTGATACTGTCCCTAAGTTGAGGTCCGCCTTGCCTCAACTCACCGATGATCATATTCAACAGATGATGCGGCCGCCAATGAGGTCTTACGATCCTTGTTTGATTCAAGAACCCACAGTTTACAG ATTAAACGAAGCAGTTATGCATTTTGGCGAGAGTATTAAGGAAATTATTAATGAGGAGTTTGGCGATGGAAT TATGTCAGCCATAGACTTCTACTGCTCAGTTGACAAGGTCCAGGGTGTTGATGGGAAGGATCGTGTCGTGATTACATTTGATGGTAAATATTTGCCCTACACTGAGCAG AAGGTAGAGCACATGGCTTCCAAACAACCGATGCAGGAAAGCTGA
- the LOC103483566 gene encoding multiple organellar RNA editing factor 2, chloroplastic yields the protein MGRPEKAGPIKSNGTPHKETEPSSIKTLETPYLHPHFTLINPFSLSPAMGLSLLRAMASASVSTSAARLSVLPRRLFSSSSTLTHPPSPSSFTLRRRSLPLLSHAVRSIPSSSRSTSFRCLSSRPGNSSYSPLNSNSNFSERPPTEMAPLFPGCDYEHWLIVMDKPGGEGATKQQMIDCYIQTLAKVVGSEEEAKKRIYNVSCERYFGFGCELDEETSNKLEGLPGVLFVLPDSYVDPEYKDYGAELLVNGEIVQRSPERQRRVQPQPQRANDRPKYTDRTRYVRRRENMT from the exons aTGGGCCGGCCTGAAAAGGCAGGCCCAATAAAAAGCAATGGAACTCCTCACAAGGAGACGGAGCCTTCATCTATTAAAACCCTCGAAACCCCTTACCTTCATCCACATTTTACTTTGATTAACCCTTTCTCTCTCTCGCCGGCTATGGGGTTATCCCTTCTACGAGCTATGGCGTCTGCCTCCGTCTCCACCTCCGCCGCCCGCCTCTCTGTTCTTCCCAGACGCCTCTTCTCCTCCTCATCTACTCTTACACAtcctccttccccttcttctttcACTCTCCGCCGTCGATCTCTCCCTCTGCTTTCCCATGCCGTTCGATCTATCCCTTCCTCCTCCAGGTCCACCTCGTTTCGTTGCCTCTCCTCTAGGCCTGGTAACTCCTCTTACTCTCCTCTTAACTCTAATTCCAACTTCAGTGAACGTCCTCCCACTGAGATGGCGCCTCTTTTCCCTGGATGTGATTACGAGCACTGGCTCATTGTCATGGACAAACCTGGTGGTGAGGGTGCCACTAAGCAGCAGATGATTGATTGCTATATCCAGACTCTTGCTAAAGTTGTTGGCAG TGAAGAGGAAGCAAAGAAGAGGATTTACAATGTTTCTTGCGAGAGGTATTTTGGGTTTGGGTGTGAGTTGGATGAAGAGACCTCCAACAAGCTCGAAG GATTGCCAGGTGTTCTGTTTGTTCTTCCTGATTCTTATGTCGACCCAGAGTATAAAGACTATGGGG CTGAGTTGTTGGTGAATGGAGAGATTGTTCAAAGGTCACCAGAGAGACAGAGAAGAGTGCAGCCACAGCCTCAGAGAGCTAATGATAGACCAAAATATACCGACAGGACCCGCTATGTGCGACGCAGAGAGAATATGACTTGA
- the LOC103483567 gene encoding 50S ribosomal protein L28, chloroplastic gives MAASVVFGFTPAATSAGVMATSSTKLHFRTKPNSDLGFLASQLSGIKISSNHSLISPSPISPAPLRPSLQPIARRICPFTGKKANKKNLVSFSNHKTKKLQFVNLQYKKVWWEAGKRFVKLRLSTKALKTIEKNGLDAVAKKAGIDLRKE, from the exons ATGGCAGCTTCCGTTGTCTTTGGCTTCACGCCGGCGGCCACTTCTGCCGGTGTAATGGCAACCTCCTCAACCAAACTTCACTTCAGAACTAAACCCAATTCCGATCTAGGGTTTCTCGCTTCTCAATTGAGCGGCATCAAAATCTCCTCCAACCACTCACTCATCTCCCCCTCTCCCATTTCTCCTGCTCCTCTCAGACCTTCCCTTCAACCTATTGCTC GTAGAATTTGTCCATTTACCGGAAAGAAAGCAAATAAGAAGAACTTAGTTTCCTTCTCCAACCACAAGACCAAGAAATTGCAGTTCGTGAATCTTCAATACAAGAAGGTTTGGTGGGAAGCTGGTAAGCGTTTTGTGAAATTACGTTTGTCAACTAAGGCTTTGAAGACTATTGAGAAGAATGGACTTGATGCTGTGGCTAAGAAGGCTGGAATTGATCTTCGTAAAGAATGA
- the LOC103483569 gene encoding protein NPGR2-like — translation MRAKDWIDGRIVLLKSKFRKMINCIRSGDQLRVDEMAHSSDSLATRDYSASGFSSRTGGEVEQKVDNGNIEEAESSLRESGYLNYEEARALLGRLEYQKGNIEAALHVFEGIDIAAVISRIKASFSTRYEQNRRQSQSDVVPTMSMHAISLLLEAIFLKAKSLQGLGRFVEAAKSCKLILDTVESSFPEGLPENFANDCKLQETLTKAVDLLPELWKSAGSPQESILSYRRALLYQWNLEMEARARIEKEFAIFLLYSGCDASPPNLRSQMDSSFVPRNNMEEAILLLMDLMRKYTLGLIVWDPSVIEHLSFALSISGEFGALANEVEQLPPGIIGRKEKYCILALCYYGEGKSLVALNLLKNFLSNIENVDCLLELLLASKLCGENLVCLDEGVAYTMRVLSQLHGKCIQLASVANCLLGVLLSATSKLVASDSQKALKQSEALKALQTAEQLMRQRDPFIIYHLGLEYAEQRKLDFALYYAKQLVKLEAGSSLKSYVLLARILSAQKRFVDAETVLNAALEQTGKWEQGELLRTKAKLQIAQGQLKNGIETYSHLLAIIQVQNKSSGKMLPKDVSKYDRSLEVDTWHDLADIYTGLSQWRDAEICLSKLQAIDPYSASKWHSTGLLYESKGLPRDALQAYNKALDIDPGHVPSLISTARLLQQLGGSQSFPVVRSLLTDALRLDRANPSAWYSLGMLYKADAGASALEAAECFEAATLLEESAPIEPFRR, via the exons ATGAGAGCAAAAGACTGGATTGACGGACGAATAGTTTTGCTCAAGAGTAAATTCAGGAAAATGATAAATTGTATTCGTTCAGGGGATCAGTTAAGAGTGGACGAAATGGCCCATTCATCAGATTCTTTGGCAACTCGAGATTATTCAGCGAGTGGTTTTTCATCCCGAACTGGTGGCGAGGTGGAACAAAAGGTTGATAATGGGAACATTGAAGAAGCTGAATCATCTCTTCGTGAGAGTGGCTATTTGAATTATGAG GAAGCACGTGCTTTACTTGGAAGGCTGGAGTATCAAAAGGGTAACATAGAAGCTGCTCTTCATGTATTTGAAGGAATAGATATTGCTGCTGTAATTTCCAGGATAAAAGCTTCTTTTTCAACCAGATATGAACAAAATAGGCGCCAATCACAAAGCGATGTTGTGCCTACTATGTCTATGCATGCCATTAGTTTACTTCTTGAAGCTATTTTTCTGAAAGCAAAATCATTGCAAGGTTTAGGAAGATTTGTCG AGGCCGCAAAATCGTGCAAACTAATTTTAGACACTGTCGAATCTTCATTCCCAGAAGGCTTACCTGAAAACTTCGCTAATGATTGTAAATTGCAAGAGACACTAACAAAGGCTGTTGATTTACTTCCAGAATTGTGGAAATCTGCTGGTTCTCCACAAGAATCTATCTTGTCGTATAGGCGTGCGCTTCTCTATCAATGGAATCTAGAAATGGAAGCCAGAGCAAGAATAGAAAAAGAGTTTGCAATATTCCTTCTCTATAGTGGTTGTGATGCAAGTCCTCCAAATCTTCGTTCACAGATGGATAGCTCGTTCGTGCCAAGAAATAATATGGAAGAGGCCATTCTTTTGTTAATGGATCTGATGAGAAAATATACACTTGGATTGATTGTATGGGATCCGTCAGTAATAGAGCATCTCTCCTTTGCACTTTCTATATCAGGGGAATTTGGAGCTCTAGCCAATGAGGTTGAACAATTGCCTCCTGGAATTataggaagaaaagaaaagtactGTATCCTAGCACTTTGTTACTACGGGGAAGGTAAAAGCTTAGTTGCATTGAATCTTTTGAAGAACTTCTTAAGTAACATAGAGAATGTGGACTGCTTGTTGGAATTGTTGCTGGCTTCTAAGCTCTGTGGAGAAAATTTGGTTTGTCTTGATGAGGGAGTCGCCTACACAATGAGAGTGCTTTCACAGCTGCATGGTAAATGCATCCAATTGGCTTCTGTTGCTAATTGCTTACTTGGTGTGTTATTGTCAGCTACGTCCAAGTTAGTTGCTTCAGATTCTCAGAAAGCTTTGAAGCAATCTGAAGCACTCAAGGCACTACAAACTGCTGAGCAACTGATGAGACAAAGAGATCCATTCATTATTTATCATCTTGGTCTTGAATATGCCGAACAGAGGAAGCTGGATTTTGCTCTATATTATGCAAAACAGCTAGTGAAACTCGAGGCAGGCTCTAGCCTGAAGTCTTATGTATTGTTGGCGAGAATCTTGTCTGCCCAGAAAAGGTTTGTGGATGCGGAGACTGTTCTCAATGCTGCTCTTGAGCAGACAGGGAAGTGGGAACAGGGCGAGCTTTTACGAACTAAAGCTAAGCTCCAGATTGCTCAAGGCCAGTTAAAGAATGGTATAGAAACGTATAGTCATCTTCTTGCTATAATTCAAGTCCAGAACAAAAGTAGTGGAAAGATGCTTCCAAAG GATGTGAGCAAATATGATAGAAGTTTAGAAGTAGATACATGGCATGACTTAGCCGATATTTACACAGGCTTGTCTCAGTGGCGGGATGCTGAGATCTGTCTGTCAAAATTGCAAGCAATCGATCCATATTCTGCTTCCAAATGGCATTCCACAG GTTTGCTCTACGAGTCTAAGGGTCTTCCACGAGATGCTTTGCAAGCATACAACAAAGCATTGGACATTGATCCTGGCCATGTTCCCAGCTTGATATCCACTGCCCGTCTTCTCCAACAGCTAGGCGGTAGTCAGTCGTTTCCTGTAGTAAGAAGCTTGCTAACCGATGCCCTTCGACTAGATCGAGCAAATCCATCTGCTTGGTACAGTCTTGGGATGCTATATAAAGCTGACGCTGGGGCATCGGCGTTGGAGGCTGCTGAATGCTTTGAAGCTGCAACTCTCCTTGAAGAGTCGGCTCCAATTGAACCTTTCAGACGATGA